The Oscillospiraceae bacterium genomic interval GTATAGGCGCCAGAGCCGCAATATTGAGCTTATTGCGAGCGAGAATATCGTTTCCGAAGCTGTTTTGGCTGCGGCGGGAACAGTTTTGACTAATAAATATGCCGAAGGATATCCCGGAAAAAGATATTATGGCGGATGCGAGGAAGTCGACGTAGTTGAAAATATAGCTATAGAAAGAGCCAAAAGGCTTTTCGGAGCGGAGCATGCCAATGTACAGCCGCACAGCGGGGCACAGGCTAATCTGGCAGTATATTTTGCCCTTCTCAAACCGGGCGATACCGTTTTGGGAATGAGCCTTGCGCACGGCGGTCATCTTACCCACGGCAGCCCTGTCAATCTCTCCGGGACTTATTATAATTTTGTTTCTTACGGTCTTAATGACGTTTCTCAAACGATTGATTACGACGAGCTTGAAAAGCTCGCAGAAATAAACAAACCCAAGCTGATCGTCGCGGGCGCGAGCGCATATCCGCGTAAGATTGATTTTGCGAGAATTTCCGAAATTGCGAAAAAAGTCGGAGCATATTTTATGGTCGACATGGCGCATATCGCGGGGCTTGTCGCCGCTGGGCTGCATGATAATCCCGTAAAATATGCCGATGTCGTCACAACAACCACTCATAAAACCTTGAGAGGTCCACGTGGCGGAATGATACTTTGCCGCGAAGAGCTTGCAAAACAAATTAACAAGGCAATATTCCCGGGCACACAGGGCGGTCCGCTCATGCATATTATCGCCGCAAAGGCGGTTTGCTTCGGCGAAGCGCTTAGGCCTGAATTCAAGATATATCAGCAGAACATAGTCGAAAACGCTGATGTTCTCGCGAAAAGCCTTATTTCAGAGGGCTTTGATCTTGTTTCCGGAGGAACGGACAATCATCTCATGCTCGTCGATCTGAGGAATATGAATATCACGGGTAAAGAGCTTGAACACCGCCTTGATGAGGTTTATATCACCGTAAATAAAAACGCCGTTCCGAACGATCCGCAAAGCCCGTTTATCACAAGCGGCATCCGCATCGGAACTCCGGCCGTTACTTCACGTGGATTCGGTAAAGCGGAAATGAAGCTTATTGCGCGCTTTATAAAAGAAACCGCATCGGAT includes:
- the glyA gene encoding serine hydroxymethyltransferase, encoding MIKENIEFLKQKDPDVGRAIEKEYRRQSRNIELIASENIVSEAVLAAAGTVLTNKYAEGYPGKRYYGGCEEVDVVENIAIERAKRLFGAEHANVQPHSGAQANLAVYFALLKPGDTVLGMSLAHGGHLTHGSPVNLSGTYYNFVSYGLNDVSQTIDYDELEKLAEINKPKLIVAGASAYPRKIDFARISEIAKKVGAYFMVDMAHIAGLVAAGLHDNPVKYADVVTTTTHKTLRGPRGGMILCREELAKQINKAIFPGTQGGPLMHIIAAKAVCFGEALRPEFKIYQQNIVENADVLAKSLISEGFDLVSGGTDNHLMLVDLRNMNITGKELEHRLDEVYITVNKNAVPNDPQSPFITSGIRIGTPAVTSRGFGKAEMKLIARFIKETASDFEAKAPSVRDEVSALCERFPIYE